The following are encoded in a window of Plasmodium cynomolgi strain B DNA, chromosome 4, whole genome shotgun sequence genomic DNA:
- a CDS encoding hypothetical protein (putative): MALKSINISGNFDWCPFKEHKNYLACFTSHNLLYSNSNNLNNYVYLLDINLNSEGRNLEIVSKLNFEEALKSEKSGKKKGTNEYVTSFEWINSSNFVESEGEDELRKGIIVGGLTNGDIILLNAQNLFVEKPTHEQFVLSKANVHEGSINCLECNKHKNNLIATGGNDGQLFITDIENIFSPTSYDPYLDKNNLQKITCLNWNKKVSHILATSSNNGNTVIWDLKIKKAAVSFRDPHSRTKTSSLAWLANQPTQILVAYDDEKSPCLQLWDLRNANYPIKEIIGHSKGINNITFSSIDSNLLISSGKDTTKCWYLSNNNFDVYNEVNNSANNIYSKWSPFIPDMFASSTNVDTIQVNSINNGLKMTSKYVPNFYRKDAGITFGFGGKICCFDNTAGAESTKQGQSEATDVGAVGGTGGTGSVGSVGGAESRFPIKCHIYSTEMELISEADKFEKYIASGNYFEFCESKIATTEDEHEKLTWRILQLLCTSQKEGIVKHLGYDMNEIVQKIEDTTGKQPGFIFNKLADEEKEKMLANNASSNLMGSESMMDPSMAGLMTTGGVNYEHMNGGFMAGGGAGGVDPNTMPTGAASAGAASASAGGGASPMVIDNAQGFNSSFDVDPEKFFRELGEKKENEDIKEGEKQQKGDKGTEEKQQKGDKGVEEKQQKGDKGVEEKQQKGKDKGKDKGKDKGKKKGKGGGSGGLTGGVGDEEYDDEDDEDGLGGNSGRGSGGAKDKNQINDKTNWNSGIESIIKECVLVGNIETAVELCVHKNRMADALFLSSFGGEQLWHKTKTLYIKKQNSTFMRSLNYILDDQLELLVQQIDLSSWGEALSILCTYALNKPNFNNLCETLAKRLQNEKFDIRAASICYLCASNFDQTVQIWNDMPSTQNSLLNVLQDMVEKMTVLKMAIKHDMFNAIMNRKINQYAELLANSGRLKAAMTFLCLTQEDQTEESLILRDRIFNSGQISGQISGQMQMPMQSAPPHSSHMGGYSSMPPSKFNTQVINAPPPQRASFASTSAKNFPLGNVNPVKPPSISTMSASASASASYIMPPSGPPPPSSTSPPSYASVSNLSNFNAPMGIKSEQDDQKQTTPTGVPVGGPMFSSQSYANQRRIQPGGNALPPPAAPTPSQANQINNRSFPSMQNIAPGPPVNRNLSSSSNPNSMSFQQDNSGQQFLKRECMDQQAPYGGAVSPPGMQPNSFGASFQDSTNKVGLGGQSGGPPSSGLSTTSPIAGALTVTPGMPVPWPIPTTTQQLGSTTTSTANENKKIQTATKEQNGVFMGRSNVDNVKKTISSFLNGYVSQEAMKKKAEDVSIKVHELFDKLDAGSFNEHINDSIVNMVNALNANDFRAANKVIVDLSRNLWDGSNKSWYEGHHAWQRLWASSASYQNADVTR, from the exons TAAGCTAAATTTTGAGGAAGCATTGAAAAGTGAGAAAagcggaaagaaaaaaggtaccAATGAATACGTGACTAGCTTCGAATGGATAAACAGTAGCAACTTTGTCGAGTCGGAAGGTGAAGATGAGTTAAGGAAGGGAATCATAGTGGGGGGATTAACGAATGGAGATATAATTCTCCTAAATGCACAGAATTTATTTGTAGAAAAACCAACCCATGAGCAATTTGTACTGAGTAAGGCAAATGTACATGAAGGGTCCATAAACTGCTTGGAGTGtaataaacacaaaaataatttaatagcAACAGGAGGAAATGATGGACAGCTGTTTATTACagatattgaaaatattttttctccaacttCTTATGATCCTTATTTGGACAAGAATaacttacaaaaaattacttgCCTGaattggaataaaaaagtatcaCATATTTTGGCTACCTCCTCAAACAATGGCAACACTGTTATTTGggatttgaaaataaaaaaagcagctgTCAGTTTTAGGGATCCACATAGTAGAACGAAGACTTCATCTCTTGCATGGCTAGCTAATCAACCAACACAAATTCTAGTTGCCTATGACGATGAAAAGAGTCCTTGCTTACAACTATGGGATTTAAGAAATGCAAACTATCCCATAAAGGAAATCATCGGACATTCCAAAGGGATAAATAATATCACCTTTAGCAGCATCGACTCAAATTTGTTGATTTCGTCGGGAAAGGATACAACCAAGTGTTGGTACCTGAGCAATAACAACTTCGACGTTTATAACGAGGTCAACAATTCTGCTAATAATATATACTCCAAATGGTCTCCTTTCATCCCGGATATGTTTGCATCCTCCACGAATGTAGATACTATTCAGGTTAATTCTATTAACAATGGATTGAAGATGACTAGTAAGTATGTCCCCAATTTTTACAGGAAGGATGCGGGGATTACTTTTGGCTTTGGAGGGAAGATCTGCTGCTTTGACAACACCGCGGGGGCGGAGTCCACCAAGCAGGGCCAGTCGGAGGCCACCGATGTCGGCGCGGTTGGCGGCACTGGCGGAACTGGCAGCGTTGGCTCGGTTGGCGGCGCCGAAAGCAGGTTCCCCATCAAGTGCCACATCTACTCCACCGAAATGGAGCTCATTTCCGAGGCGGACAAATTCGAGAAGTACATCGCCAGCGGCAACTACTTCGAGTTTTGTGAGAGTAAGATAGCTACGACGGAGGATGAACATGAGAAACTCACATGGAGAATTTTGCAGCTCCTGTGCACGTCACAGAAGGAAGGAATTGTTAAACATCTAGGTTATGACATGAACgaaattgtacaaaaaattgaagacaCCACGGGAAAGCAACCAGGGTTTATCTTTAACAAATTGGCTGacgaggagaaggaaaaaatgttagcGAATAACGCTTCTTCCAATCTGATGGGTTCAGAAAGCATGATGGATCCTTCCATGGCGGGATTAATGACGACAGGGGGAGTAAACTATGAGCATATGAATGGTGGATTTATGGCCGGTGGTGGTGCGGGGGGCGTCGACCCGAACACGATGCCCACCGGGGCTGCCTCTGCTGGTGCTGCTTCCGCTTCTGCTGGTGGGGGTGCCTCCCCTATGGTGATAGACAACGCGCAGGGCTTCAACTCATCGTTCGATGTGGAcccagaaaaattttttagagAGCTCGGCGAGAAGAAAGAGAATGAAGATATcaaagagggggagaaacAACAGAAGGGAGATAAAGGGACGGAGGAAAAGCAACAGAAGGGAGATAAAGGGGTGGAGGAAAAGCAACAGAAGGGAGATAAAGGggtggaggaaaaacaacagaaggggaaggacAAGGGAAAGGATAAAGGAAAGGataaaggaaagaaaaaaggaaagggtgGAGGAAGTGGAGGGTTAACAGGAGGAGTAGGAGACGAAGAGTACGACGATGAGGATGACGAAGATGGACTTGGTGGAAACAGCGGACGTGGATCAGGAGGTGCCAAAGataaaaatcaaataaatgataaaacaaATTGGAACTCGGGTATAGAGTCCATCATTAAAGAGTGTGTCCTGGTAGGAAACATCGAAACGGCAGTAGagttatgtgtacataagAACCGAATGGCAGATGCGTTATTCCTATCGTCCTTTGGAGGTGAACAGCTTTGGCACAAAACCAAAACGTTGTACATTAAGAAACAGAACAGTACCTTTATGAGAAGcttgaattatattttggATGACCAGCTGGAGCTCCTAGTTCAACAGATCGACCTCTCCTCCTGGGGAGAAGCTCTCTCCATTCTATGCACGTATGCATTAAATAAGCCCAACTTTAATAACCTCTGTGAAACACTAGCCAAAAGgttgcaaaatgaaaaatttgacaTCAGGGCAGCGTCCATTTGCTACCTATGTGCTTCAAACTTTGACCAGACGGTGCAAATCTGGAATGACATGCCTTCGACTCAGAACTCGTTACTTAATGTACTGCAGGAtatggtggaaaaaatgacggTCCTAAAAATGGCTATAAAACATGACATGTTTAATGCTATTATGAATAGGAAAATCAATCAGTATGCAGAGCTGTTGGCTAATTCGGGTCGATTGAAAGCTGCCATGACGTTTTTGTGTCTAACTCAGGAAGACCAAACTGAGGAGAGCCTAATTTTGAGGGATCGAATTTTCAACAGTG GGCAGATATCAGGGCAGATATCAGGACAGATGCAAATGCCCATGCAGTCCGCACCTCCGCACTCCTCTCACATGGGGGGTTACTCTTCCATGCCTCCCAGCAAATTCAACACTCAAGTTATCAATGCCCCTCCACCCCAACGCGCGTCCTTCGCAAGCACATCTGCTAAGAATTTCCCCCTGGGCAACGTCAATCCAGTGAAGCCTCCATCCATCAGCACCATGTCTGCATCTGCATCTGCATCCGCGTCATACATCATGCCCCCCTCAGGACCACCACCCCCCTCGAGCACATCTCCCCCGTCCTACGCTTCCGTGTCGAacctttcaaattttaacGCACCAATGGGTATCAAATCGGAGCAGGATGATCAGAAGCAGACTACACCAACCGGAGTTCCAGTAGGAGGACCCATGTTTTCCTCTCAGTCCTATGCCAACCAAAGACGAATTCAACCCGGTGGAAATGCACTGCCCCCCCCTGCTGCTCCCACACCTTCACAAGCAAACCAAATAAACAACCGTAGTTTCCCCTCTATGCAAAATATTGCACCTGGCCCTCCTGTAAATAGAAACCTGTCCAGCTCGTCCAATCCGAATAGTATGTCGTTCCAGCAGGATAACTCGGGCCAGCAGTTTCTCAAGAGGGAGTGCATGGATCAGCAGGCTCCTTACGGAGGGGCAGTGAGCCCCCCCGGCATGCAGCCGAATAGTTTTGGCGCCTCTTTCCAGGACAGCACGAACAAGGTCGGGCTGGGCGGCCAGTCGGGCGGCCCCCCCTCATCAG GTCTCAGCACGACATCCCCAATCGCGGGCGCCCTGACTGTCACCCCCGGAATGCCGGTCCCATGGCCAATCCCCACGACGACCCAGCAG CTCGGATCCACGACCACCTCCACGGcgaacgaaaataaaaagatacAAACCGCCAcgaaggaacaaaatggagtgttcatgggaagaagcaacgTAGACAATGTTAAGAAAACCATAAGTAGTTTTCTCAATGGGTACGTCTCACAGGAGgcaatgaagaagaaggcagAAGACGTCTCAATCAAGGTGCACGAGCTGTTCGATAAGCTGGACGCTGGGTCCTTTAATGAGCACATAAATGACAGCATCGTGAATATGGTTAATGCACTTAATGCGAATGACTTCAGGGCAGCCAACAAGGTCATAGTTGACCTGAGTAGGAACTTATGGGATGGAAGCAACAAGTCATGGTATGAGGGTCACCACGCGTGGCAGA gatTATGGGCCTCAAGTGCATCATACCAAAATGCTGACGTAACCCGGT
- a CDS encoding T-complex protein 1 theta subunit (putative), whose amino-acid sequence MAENNSDKKKEKKFGNRREIKLTNGGQFANKHGFNSVLKDGYRIVKNNEDAILKNIEACKEICGIIQTSLGPKSMNKLIINHINKKVVSSDCITILKDLEINHPVVNILKKLSETMNYEYGDFTNYVFTLTTEMLDKASHLIQQGFNINDILTGFMLGYKEIERIISSELIVYKMESFSDEKEIKKVIKSVMVTKNLTNNFDFITTLLAQCIATLMPEEKVELFDVDNIRISKLNGGNLIDSQFIMGMVITRDTHGIVKKKENANVIVLNCGLEAATTETKGTVLLNNAQELLNFTKGEEEQMKKIIANIKKEGVDVIIVNGAISDIAQHFCDAEQIMTLKIPSKFETLRLCKLLNITSLVKLGVPKPEEIGKASSIYVSEIASKKVTIINSMNKKVSTIILRGATYNLLDEVERCIHDGINAIKNAIKGNSFVYGGGCIEVQLCERLKKYAHQLKGVHNYSVKIFAESFLVIPRILATNCGYNSTDVLNQLINEHNKGNTDVCVNINKDSFITSAKDNCIYDNFKCKKYAIDLAVDALQTILKIDQIILAKPAGGPKPRDKNPDYDDAF is encoded by the exons ATGGCGGAAAATAATtctgacaaaaaaaaggaaaagaaatttgGCAATCggagggaaataaaattgacAAATGGTGGTCAA TTCGCGAACAAGCACGGGTTCAACTCCGTCCTGAAGGACGGGTACCGCATCGTGAAGAACAACGAGGACGCGATTCTGAAGAACATCGAGGCGTGCAAGGAAATCTGTGGAATAATCCAAACGTCGCTTGGGCCCAAGAGCATGAACAAGCTAATCATTAACCATATTAATAAGAAGGTGGTTTCGAGTGACTGTATCACCATCCTGAAGGACCTGGAGATAAACCACCCGGTGGTAAATATCCTGAAGAAGCTATCCGAGACGATGAACTATGAATATGGAGATTTCACCAACTACGTTTTTACGTTAACCACAGAAATGCTGGATAAAGCTAGCCATTTGATTCAGCAGGGATTCAACATCAATGATATTTTAACCGGATTCATGTTAGGATATAAAGAAATCGAAAGAATTATTTCCTCCGAGTTGATTGtctacaaaatggaaagcttctccgatgaaaaagaaattaaaaaggttatTAAATCTGTCATGGTTACAAAAAATCTCACGAACAACTTCGATTTTATTACTACTCTGTTAGCTCAATGTATAGCGACGTTAATGCCAGAAGAAAAGGTGGAACTTTTTGATGTAGATAATATCAGAATATCGAAACTAAATGGAGGGAACCTAATCGATTCTCAGTTCATCATGGGGATGGTAATTACGAGAGATACCCATGGAATCGttaagaagaaagaaaatgcaaacgTGATTGTACTTAACTGTGGATTGGAAGCAGCCACGACGGAGACCAAAGGGACAGTACTGCTTAACAACGCACAGGAATTACTTAACTTcacaaaaggagaggaagaacagatgaagaaaataattgcaaatataaaaaaagaaggagtcGATGTGATTATTGTTAATGGAGCTATCTCCGACATAGCACAACATTTCTGTGACGCAGAACAGATCATGACGTTGAAAATACCATCCAAATTTGAGACCCTACGATTATGTAAGCTTCTTAACATAACCTCCCTCGTTAAGTTAGGAGTTCCCAAACCGGAAGAAATTGGAAAAGCATCCTCAATTTATGTGTCTGAAATTGCCTCAAAAAAAGTAACTATCATTAATTCgatgaataaaaaagttagcaCAATCATCCTCAGGGGAGCTACGTATAACTTACTGGATGAAGTCGAACGGTGTATCCATGACGGGATTAATGCTATAAAGAATGCCATTAAGGGGAACTCCTTTGTGTATGGTGGGGGTTGTATCGAGGTTCAGCTATGTGAGCGACTTAAAAAATACGCTCACCAGTTGAAGGGTGTGCACAACTACAGCGTTAAAATTTTCGCAGAGTCCTTCCTCGTCATCCCAAGAATTTTGGCTACAAACTGTGGGTATAACAGCACTGATGTCCTGAACCAACTCATTAATGAACACAACAAGGGGAACACCGATGTGTGTGTGAATATAAATAAGGACTCCTTCATCACCTCCGCTAAGGATAACTGCATTTATGATAACTTCAAGTGTAAGAAGTATGCCATTGACTTGGCCGTGGACGCCCTGCAGACTATTCTCAAGATCGACCAGATTATCCTGGCCAAGCCCGCCGGCGGCCCCAAGCCGCGCGACAAAAACCCGGACTACGACGACGCCTTTtag
- a CDS encoding hypothetical protein (putative), with protein MNAQIRKKKNLLEKERKLNNLAKIFHRKLETLLIYIRIPKKKQEKLFFDDFFNVEEVSAYINTVVDDEQEQRSNGKDDHLSDHSGGPPCSGESLNLNTDNEIKSSKEIFIKNLLIFLNNLIVLYFSKSNLIDVCINRRGFNRCGFYACDNVFLTPPNKGKYKIDAKSKNIYLREYYDLFCSASCMNYNLHLLKEIAKSGKNGRNAKGGAAAGGEAAGGTNLKTKCQLIYIMFLTFFPIFKFHDINVLLNNLELVHIQNNKIFLKPGGGELEVDGKGKGKGGSGHTDEKKAAEGREATKATNTANTTNTANTTNATNAAKATNGEDKVCTIRTVKDELSQRTHELSKTLFPIIVEKQKGCEDSEEEIAEEGAEEIAEEVAEEIAEEIAEESPKSSSSNGRDGNKIIMLPLREALRGYIEVKTEEDPTNEEVDSSPKRKQGKTNKCKNVRFNEDVQTFEYFKDERVDLYSVGRTSMEPRHGGTTQGGDSPPSGGILYEDSLSGEDEHRRKIHPGVSPERDETTMREGPGEETNELAVTLQRSSDEKVEESMSVEAEGESNPSDGEMAEVYEQVRQSIFTNRKHFFEDILGKTLFDSNKLIGFDYEEGEEKEKGKKAAGQVEEKQAELAEEAKEVEQTEKKAELTEEAKEVEQTEKQAELTEEAKEVEQTEKQAELAEGKAEKDLRTCAAQRMSEINLKHDQERKGRRIVLLSSPVGGAATREIPQANGGGGAPEDDEAEVMGAMRGEQEDAAPGGEEKEDAALGGEEKEDAALGGEEKEDAVPVDGKKDDAAP; from the coding sequence ATGAATGCGCaaatcaggaaaaaaaaaaacctccttgagaaggaaagaaagctGAATAACTTGGCAAAGATCTTCCACAGGAAACTCGAAACGTTGCTTATATACATAAGGATTCCCAAGAAGAAACAGGAGAAGCTATTctttgatgatttttttaatgtagaGGAGGTGAGCGCGTACATAAACACGGTTGTGGACGATGAGCAGGAGCAGCGTTCTAACGGGAAGGATGACCACCTGTCAGATCACTCTGGTGGCCCCCCCTGCTCAGGGGAGAGCCTCAACCTGAACACAGACaacgaaattaaaagcaGCAAAGAaatctttataaaaaatctgctgatttttttgaacaaTCTGATCGTTCTCTACTTCTCCAAGAGCAACCTAATCGATGTCTGTATAAACCGCAGGGGCTTCAACAGGTGTGGCTTCTATGCATGTGACAACGTGTTCCTAACTCCCCCCAACAAGGGCAAATACAAAATAGACGCGAAAAGTAAGAACATTTACCTCAGGGAGTACTACGACTTGTTTTGTTCCGCCAGCTGCATGAATTATAACCTCCACTTGCTCAAAGAAATCGCAAAGAGTGGGAAGAACGGGAGGAACGCCAAGGGAGGAGCGGCAGccggaggagaagcagcaggGGGGACCAACCTGAAAACAAAATGCCAATTAATATACATCATGTTCCTTACCTTCTTccctatttttaaatttcacGACATTAATGTACTTCTCAACAATTTAGAGCTCGTGCATATTCAgaacaacaaaatatttttgaagcccggggggggggagctgGAGGTCGACGGCAAAGGCAAAGGCAAAGGGGGTTCAGGTCACACCGACGAGAAGAAAGCAGCGGAAGGGAGGGAAGCAACGAAAGCAACCAATACAGCCAATACAACCAATACAGCCAATACAACCAATGCAACCAATGCAGCGAAAGCAACCAATGGTGAGGACAAAGTATGCACCATTAGAACGGTGAAGGATGAGCTTAGTCAGAGAACCCATGAGTTGAGCAAGACCCTCTTTCCAATCATCgtggagaagcagaagggcTGTGAAGACAGTGAGGAGGAAATTGCAGAAGAAGGCGCGGAGGAAATCGCAGAAGAAGTCGCAGAAGAAATCGCTGAAGAAATCGCGGAGGAATCTCCAAAGAGCAGTTCGTCCAATGGGAGagatggaaataaaattataatgctGCCCCTGAGGGAGGCACTCAGAGGGTATATCGAAGTGAAGACGGAGGAGGACCCCACCAACGAAGAGGTGGATAGTTCTCCAAAACGAAAACAGGGAAAAAccaataaatgtaaaaacgTCAGATTTAATGAGGACGTCCAAACGTTTGAGTACTTCAAAGACGAACGGGTGGACCTCTATAGTGTGGGTAGGACCTCCATGGAGCCGAGGCACGGGGGCACTACACAAGGGGGGGATTCTCCGCCGAGTGGGGGCATTCTGTATGAGGATTCCCTATCGGGTGAGGACGAGCATAGGAGGAAGATCCACCCCGGTGTATCTCCAGAACGGGACGAAACTACCATGAGAGAAGGGCCAGGTGAGGAAACGAACGAACTAGCCGTGACGCTTCAACGCTCTAGTGATGAGAAGGTGGAAGAATCGATGAGCGTAGAAGCCGAGGGTGAGAGTAACCCCTCGGATGGTGAAATGGCCGAAGtgtatgaacaagtcaggcagtccatttttacaaaccgTAAACACTTCTTTGAGGACATCCTGGGAAAGACCCTTTTCGATTCGAACAAGCTTATCGGGTTTGACTacgaggagggggaggagaaagagaaaggaaagaaggcAGCGGGACAGGTGGAGGAGAAGCAAGCTGAATTGGCGGAGGAAGCGAAGGAGGTGGAACAAACGGAGAAGAAAGCTGAACTGACGGAGGAAGCGAAGGAGGTGGAACAAACGGAGAAGCAAGCTGAACTGACGGAGGAAGCGAAGGAGGTGGAACAAACGGAGAAGCAAGCTGAACTGGCGGAGGGGAAGGCTGAGAAAGACCTCCGGACGTGCGCCGCGCAGCGGATGAGCGAAATTAACCTGAAGCACGACCAGGAGAGGAAGGGGAGGCGAATCGTTTTGCTGAGCTCGCCCGTCGGAGGGGCGGCGACAAGGGAGATTCCCCAGGCCAATGGAGGTGGGGGTGCACCTGAGGACGATGAGGCGGAGGTCATGGGCGCGATGAGGGGCGAACAGGAAGACGCTGCCCCGGGtggtgaagaaaaggaagacgcTGCCCTGGGtggtgaagaaaaggaagacgcTGCCCTGGGtggtgaagaaaaggaagacgcTGTCCCGGTTGATGGCAAAAAGGATGATG